One Gossypium raimondii isolate GPD5lz chromosome 3, ASM2569854v1, whole genome shotgun sequence genomic window carries:
- the LOC105794614 gene encoding beta-arabinofuranosyltransferase RAY1 isoform X1 yields the protein MKALLIGLWSVWVSGVLLIALSLYATQRLPLSKNRIFSHTSFSDLDTPKITIFTAPAPFTGSSRTKQSLAIRSWLALSPQISVILFSQHHSAASFAKSFGSRALVESDIDFTFLGVPFFHSMVAKSRAFKSDIYVFMDTETILLPDFVLALNYAHNLDDDWLLFASPRDVPNFPFYLDEDRKHWLKDGQRIRIQELQDTLGSSWQWSCCDSRMVIAWNNGVMPLHHGVLPPFLYGKGVYNHWLINEALSSGLRFVFDASWTISNIALGDSRRQSNHLVKSSNVSDIEKGSWEYDCNSHLAAVYGLSSLHGFNYSAVMKLVKCDGQYLLINATEDFLHTYAYKKKSLWKRHIPNCWRSKTTLACVVRTIKTWNETSGCSLKDGSVHTKTLKLSFSLESLLAITADENKTVVLTVAGYSYKDMLMSWVCRLRHLRITNFLVSSLDYETYQFSVMQGLPVFNDPSAPSNISFNDCHFGTECFQRVTKVKSRLVLKILKLGYNVLLSDVDVYWFKNPLPLLSSFGPATLAAQSDEYNQTRPINLPRRLNSGFYFARSDAPTISAMGKVVRHAATSGLTEQPSFYDTLCGEGGSTRKGDNRCVEPGTNLTVHFLDRNLFPNGAYLGLWERKNVKSACKKQGCLVLHNNWISGRVKKLKRQVISGLWDYDITTRMCLV from the exons ATGAAG GCGTTGCTGATTGGATTATGGTCAGTTTGGGTGTCTGGGGTTCTCCTTATTGCTCTATCTCTTTATGCTACGCAGAGGTTGCCACTCTCCAAGAATCGTATTTTCAGCCATACAAGTTTTAGCGACCTTGACACTcccaaaattactattttcacaGCTCCAGCGCCGTTTACAGGTTCCTCACGGACTAAACAGAGTCTAGCTATTCGGTCATGGCTTGCTTTGTCTCCACAAATCTCAGTCATTCTCTTTAGTCAACACCATTCTGCTGCTTCTTTTGCCAAATCTTTTGGTTCCCGGGCTTTGGTTGAATCCGATATTGATTTCAC GTTTCTTGGGGTTCCTTTCTTTCATTCCATGGTGGCAAAATCACGGGCATTTAAATCTGACATATATGTTTTTATGGATACTGAAACTATTCTCCTGCCTGACTTTGTGTTGGCATTGAATTATGCTCATAATCTTGATGATGATTGGCTCCTTTTTGCTTCTCCACGAGATGTTCCAAATTTCCCATTCTATCTGGATGAGGATAGGAAACATTGGCTAAAAGATGGCCAAAGGATAAGAATTCAGGAG TTGCAGGATACTCTTGGCTCAAGTTGGCAGTGGAGTTGTTGTGACAGTAGAATGGTCATAGCATGGAACAATGGGGTGATGCCCTTACATCATGGGGTGCTTCCTCCTTTCCTGTATGGAAAGGGAGTTTACAACCATTGGCTAATCAACGAGGCTTTGTCTAGTGGATTAAGGTTCGTGTTTGATGCCAGTTGGACTATCTCAAACATTGCACTGGGGGATTCAAGGCGTCAGTCTAACCATTTGGTTAAGAGCTCCAATGTTTCAGATATTGAAAAGGGAAGTTGGGAATATGATTGCAATTCTCATCTTGCAGCAGTGTATGGATTATCATCTCTTCACGGATTTAATTATTCTGCTGTGATGAAACTTGTTAAATGTGATGGCCAATACCTTCTTATTAATGCTACAGAAGATTTCCTGCATACATATGCCTACAAAAAGAAGAGCTTATGGAAAAGACACATCCCAAATTGCTGGAGATCAAAGACAACTTTGGCTTGTGTTGTTAGAACTATAAAGACGTGGAACGAAACGTCAGGTTGCTCTCTGAAAGATGGATCGGTTCACACAAAAACATTAAAGCTTTCCTTTTCCTTAGAGTCACTTCTTGCTATCACTGCAGACGAGAATAAAACAGTTGTGCTCACGGTTGCTGGATATAGTTATAAGGACATGCTAATGAGTTGGGTCTGCAGATTGAGGCACCTCAGAATCACGAACTTTTTGGTTTCTTCACTTGATTATGAGACCTATCAGTTCTCCGTAATGCAG GGCCTGCCTGTTTTCAATGATCCATCAGCTCCAAGTAATATTAGCTTTAATGACTGCCACTTTGGAACGGAATGCTTTCAGCGAGTAACCAAGGTGAAATCCAGATTGGTTTTAAAGATACTGAAGCTAGGATACAATGTACTTTTGAGTGATGTGGATGTATACTGGTTTAAAAATCCTTTGCCATTGCTTTCCTCTTTTGGTCCTGCCACTCTTGCCGCTCAGTCTGATGAATACAACCAAACAA GACCCATAAACTTACCTAGACGCTTGAACTCTGGCTTTTACTTTGCACGTTCTGATGCCCCCACCATTTCTGCGATGGGAAAGGTAGTGAGGCATGCTGCTACTTCTGGCCTAACCGAGCAGCCAAGTTTCTATGACACGTTATGTGGTGAAGGGGGTTCGACTCGCAAGGGTGATAATAGATGTGTGGAACCTGGGACAAATTTAACCGTTCATTTCTTGGACAGAAACCTTTTCCCGAATGGTGCATACTTAGGGCTATGGGAGAGAAAAAATGTGAAATCAGCCTGCAAGAAGCAGGGTTGCCTTGTTCTTCATAACAATTGGATTAGTGGAAGAGTAAAGAAGCTGAAGCGTCAGGTAATATCTGGCTTATGGGACTATGATATTACTACAAGGATGTGCTTGGTGTGA
- the LOC105794615 gene encoding uncharacterized protein LOC105794615, whose amino-acid sequence MLKNCATFCGLVRHGNQDSGSKKDARGSPMSIDFSQSRDISVRIVHAGGQEELYQNAVPVSHLMNKYPGMCIARPEVFTNPDESLLWPEDSLLPGQKYYIIPSSTVEKLKYRHRKKLKFKQAAEGREDMSDARITWDISGENLEESVNSAQEFYVTKPSKVPKVPKERVSKHSLRRSRRVKKPFVPPLPRTGLLRESEGPFEKHADSILLIL is encoded by the exons ATGCTGAAGAACTGTGCTACATTCTGTGGGTTGGTTAGGCATGGCAACCAGGATTCTGGAAGCAAGAAAGATGCGCGAGGATCTCCGATGTCAATTGACTTCTCCCAATCAAGGGATATATCTGTGAGGATAGTTCATGCAGGTGGGCAAGAGGAACTATATCAAAATGCTGTTCCTGTATCCCATCTGATGAATAAATATCCAGGGATGTGTATTGCACGTCCGGAAGTTTTTACGAATCCTGATGAGTCCCTTTTATGGCCCGAAGATAGCCTGTTGCCTGGCCAAAAGTATTACATTATCCCATCCTCTACAGTGGAAAAACTGAAATATAGACACAGAAAGAAGCTTAAATTCAAACAAGCTGCTGAAGGTAGAGAAGATATGTCAGATGCAAGGATCACTTGGGATATATCTGGAGAAAACTTGGAGGAATCTGTTAATTCTGCACAAGAATTCTATGTTACCAAGCCTTCCAAGGTACCTAAAGTTCCAAAGGAGAGGGTGTCAAAACATTCACTGCGAAGGAGTAGAAGGGTAAAGAAGCCTTTTGTACCTCCACTCCCAAGGACAGGATTGCTGCGGGAATCAG AGGGCCCTTTCGAGAAGCATGCTGATTCAATATTACTTATCCTTTGA
- the LOC105794613 gene encoding inorganic phosphate transporter 2-1, chloroplastic, producing the protein MTPFSCLPCARSTTSPDAFLLRYPHLRLPKCRHYEHQLPKIENLMFRPFQVPTRPYLPILSLRNSRRTHPCANISSFAEAEGGKEQNDEAIHLGTRQEDAKPNEEYLPGMAQAFNISSRTASAIAIFIAFAALTLPFFMKSLGQGVGVKTKFLSYATLLFGFYMAWNIGANDVANAMGTSVGSGALTLRQAVVTAAILEFSGALLMGTHVTGTMQNGILVANMFQGKDTLLFAGLLSSLASAGTWLQVASYYGWPVSTTHCIVGSMVGFGLAYGGAGAVFWTSLARVASSWVISPVLGALVSFLVYKCIRRFVYSARNPGQAAAAAAPIAVFLGVTGISFAAFPLSKSFPIALAQALGCGAVGAVLVYNLIRKQLGHLLEKSASSHSEPQESNTQTKNLGLLSDVAGPKGTQLEIVYGVFGYMQVLSACFMSFAHGGNDVSNAIGPLAGALSILQGGASSAEIVIPNDVLAWGGFGIVAGLLIWGYRVIATIGKKITELTPTRGFAAEFAAASVVLFASKLALPISATHTLVGAVMGVGFARGLNSVRAETVREIVTSWAVTIPVGASLAVLYTWILTKLLSFIL; encoded by the exons ATGACTCCCTTCTCTTGTTTACCTTGTGCCAGAAGTACCACTTCCCCTGATGCATTCCTTCTTCGGTATCCTCATCTACGTCTTCCCAAATGCCGTCACTACGAACATCAACTTCCCAAGATAGAGAATCTTATGTTCAGGCCTTTCCAAGTTCCAACCAGGCCTTATCTCCCTATCTTGAGCTTGAGAAACTCTAGGCGCACGCACCCTTGTGCCAATATATCTTCTTTCGCTGAGGCGGAAGGTGGGAAAGAGCAAAACGATGAAGCAATCCATCTTGGAACTCGGCAAGAAGATGCTAAACCCAATGAAGAGTACCTGCCTGGAATGGCTCAAGCCTTTAATATATCTTCCAGAACTGCTTCTGCTATTGCTATATTCATAGCCTTTGCAGCTCTCACTCTTCCGTTTTTTATGAAGTCTTTAGGTCAAGGTGTTGGCGTGAAGACCAAGTTCTTATCATATGCCACACTTTTATTTGGGTTTTACATGGCTTGGAATATTGGAGCCAATGATGTGGCTAATGCCATGGGAACTTCAGTGGGATCAGGTGCATTGACCCTGCGTCAGGCTGTTGTAACGGCGGCCATTTTGGAGTTCTCTGGAGCATTGTTGATGGGAACTCATGTGACCGGTACAATGCAGAATGGGATCCTTGTTGCTAACATGTTCCAGGGGAAGGATACTCTACTTTTTGCTGGATTGCTCTCTTCTCTCGCTTCTGCTGGTACTTGGCTGCAG GTTGCATCTTATTATGGTTGGCCAGTTTCCACCACGCACTGTATAGTAGGATCAATGGTTGGATTTGGGCTGGCATATGGTGGAGCTGGCGCTGTTTTCTGGACGTCTTTGGCAAGGGTAGCGTCATCGTGGGTTATCTCACCTGTATTGGGAGCATTGGTGTCATTTCTAGTCTACAAATGCATCCGCAGA TTTGTTTACAGTGCACGCAATCCGGGACAAGCAGCGGCTGCAGCGGCACCGATTGCTGTTTTTCTGGGTGTAACCGGGATTTCTTTTGCAGCCTTTCCATTAAGTAAGAGCTTTCCAATAGCTCTTGCTCAGGCTTTGGGTTGTGGAGCAGTTGGGGCAGTCCTAGTTTACAATCTTATCAGAAAACAGCTCGGTCATCTCCTTGAGAAGTCAGCTTCATCACACTCAGAGCCACAAGAGAGTAATACTCAGACTAAAAATCTTGGCCTTCTCTCGGATGTCGCAGGGCCTAAAGGCACCCAACTGGAAATAGTTTATGGTGTCTTTGGATACATGCAGGTATTGTCAGCTTGCTTCATGTCATTCGCCCATGGAGGAAATGATGTCTCAAATGCAATAGGGCCTCTAGCTGGTGCATTATCGATTCTTCAAGGTGGTGCCAGCAGCGCTGAGATCGTTATCCCAAATGATGTTCTTGCATGGGGAGGATTCGGGATTGTTGCAGGGCTTTTGATTTGGGGGTATAGAGTGATAGCAACTATTGGGAAGAAGATCACCGAACTCACACCAACTAGAGGGTTTGCAGCTGAGTTTGCAGCTGCTTCGGTCGTTCTCTTTGCATCAAAGCTGGCATTGCCGATCTCAGCAACCCATACTTTGGTCGGAGCCGTCATGGGAGTCGGCTTTGCAAGGGGATTAAATAGTGTTCGAGCCGAGACCGTGCGAGAGATCGTGACATCCTGGGCTGTGACAATCCCGGTTGGTGCTTCTCTTGCGGTTCTCTACACATGGATCTTAACCAAActtttgtcatttattttatga
- the LOC105794614 gene encoding beta-arabinofuranosyltransferase RAY1 isoform X2, with protein MLRRAPAPFTGSSRTKQSLAIRSWLALSPQISVILFSQHHSAASFAKSFGSRALVESDIDFTFLGVPFFHSMVAKSRAFKSDIYVFMDTETILLPDFVLALNYAHNLDDDWLLFASPRDVPNFPFYLDEDRKHWLKDGQRIRIQELQDTLGSSWQWSCCDSRMVIAWNNGVMPLHHGVLPPFLYGKGVYNHWLINEALSSGLRFVFDASWTISNIALGDSRRQSNHLVKSSNVSDIEKGSWEYDCNSHLAAVYGLSSLHGFNYSAVMKLVKCDGQYLLINATEDFLHTYAYKKKSLWKRHIPNCWRSKTTLACVVRTIKTWNETSGCSLKDGSVHTKTLKLSFSLESLLAITADENKTVVLTVAGYSYKDMLMSWVCRLRHLRITNFLVSSLDYETYQFSVMQGLPVFNDPSAPSNISFNDCHFGTECFQRVTKVKSRLVLKILKLGYNVLLSDVDVYWFKNPLPLLSSFGPATLAAQSDEYNQTRPINLPRRLNSGFYFARSDAPTISAMGKVVRHAATSGLTEQPSFYDTLCGEGGSTRKGDNRCVEPGTNLTVHFLDRNLFPNGAYLGLWERKNVKSACKKQGCLVLHNNWISGRVKKLKRQVISGLWDYDITTRMCLV; from the exons ATGCTACGCAGAG CTCCAGCGCCGTTTACAGGTTCCTCACGGACTAAACAGAGTCTAGCTATTCGGTCATGGCTTGCTTTGTCTCCACAAATCTCAGTCATTCTCTTTAGTCAACACCATTCTGCTGCTTCTTTTGCCAAATCTTTTGGTTCCCGGGCTTTGGTTGAATCCGATATTGATTTCAC GTTTCTTGGGGTTCCTTTCTTTCATTCCATGGTGGCAAAATCACGGGCATTTAAATCTGACATATATGTTTTTATGGATACTGAAACTATTCTCCTGCCTGACTTTGTGTTGGCATTGAATTATGCTCATAATCTTGATGATGATTGGCTCCTTTTTGCTTCTCCACGAGATGTTCCAAATTTCCCATTCTATCTGGATGAGGATAGGAAACATTGGCTAAAAGATGGCCAAAGGATAAGAATTCAGGAG TTGCAGGATACTCTTGGCTCAAGTTGGCAGTGGAGTTGTTGTGACAGTAGAATGGTCATAGCATGGAACAATGGGGTGATGCCCTTACATCATGGGGTGCTTCCTCCTTTCCTGTATGGAAAGGGAGTTTACAACCATTGGCTAATCAACGAGGCTTTGTCTAGTGGATTAAGGTTCGTGTTTGATGCCAGTTGGACTATCTCAAACATTGCACTGGGGGATTCAAGGCGTCAGTCTAACCATTTGGTTAAGAGCTCCAATGTTTCAGATATTGAAAAGGGAAGTTGGGAATATGATTGCAATTCTCATCTTGCAGCAGTGTATGGATTATCATCTCTTCACGGATTTAATTATTCTGCTGTGATGAAACTTGTTAAATGTGATGGCCAATACCTTCTTATTAATGCTACAGAAGATTTCCTGCATACATATGCCTACAAAAAGAAGAGCTTATGGAAAAGACACATCCCAAATTGCTGGAGATCAAAGACAACTTTGGCTTGTGTTGTTAGAACTATAAAGACGTGGAACGAAACGTCAGGTTGCTCTCTGAAAGATGGATCGGTTCACACAAAAACATTAAAGCTTTCCTTTTCCTTAGAGTCACTTCTTGCTATCACTGCAGACGAGAATAAAACAGTTGTGCTCACGGTTGCTGGATATAGTTATAAGGACATGCTAATGAGTTGGGTCTGCAGATTGAGGCACCTCAGAATCACGAACTTTTTGGTTTCTTCACTTGATTATGAGACCTATCAGTTCTCCGTAATGCAG GGCCTGCCTGTTTTCAATGATCCATCAGCTCCAAGTAATATTAGCTTTAATGACTGCCACTTTGGAACGGAATGCTTTCAGCGAGTAACCAAGGTGAAATCCAGATTGGTTTTAAAGATACTGAAGCTAGGATACAATGTACTTTTGAGTGATGTGGATGTATACTGGTTTAAAAATCCTTTGCCATTGCTTTCCTCTTTTGGTCCTGCCACTCTTGCCGCTCAGTCTGATGAATACAACCAAACAA GACCCATAAACTTACCTAGACGCTTGAACTCTGGCTTTTACTTTGCACGTTCTGATGCCCCCACCATTTCTGCGATGGGAAAGGTAGTGAGGCATGCTGCTACTTCTGGCCTAACCGAGCAGCCAAGTTTCTATGACACGTTATGTGGTGAAGGGGGTTCGACTCGCAAGGGTGATAATAGATGTGTGGAACCTGGGACAAATTTAACCGTTCATTTCTTGGACAGAAACCTTTTCCCGAATGGTGCATACTTAGGGCTATGGGAGAGAAAAAATGTGAAATCAGCCTGCAAGAAGCAGGGTTGCCTTGTTCTTCATAACAATTGGATTAGTGGAAGAGTAAAGAAGCTGAAGCGTCAGGTAATATCTGGCTTATGGGACTATGATATTACTACAAGGATGTGCTTGGTGTGA